In one Pseudomonas sp. Bout1 genomic region, the following are encoded:
- a CDS encoding oxygenase MpaB family protein, whose protein sequence is MEFIRSRIENQLMSLTGLSLGQLDLENPKGDPGLFGPNSVSWKVHGDFSSMLIGGISALMLQALHPLALAGVWDHSNFRQDMLGRLRRTSQFISGTTFGSRRDAEWLIEKVRTIHLQVVGHAPDGRPYAASDPELLTWVHVAEVSNFLAAHLRYRNPDLSPRDQDRYYSEIALVAEQLGARHVPRSRQEISDYLERIRPQLLCDERSHEVLRLLLNAPSPSALAKPFGSLMMQAGIDLLPDWASDMLEQKQRPLQRQMIRAGVKRSAPLLRWAMRNGSVQRAHRRMGLLEP, encoded by the coding sequence ATGGAATTCATTCGCAGCCGCATCGAAAACCAGTTGATGAGCCTCACCGGCTTATCGCTCGGCCAACTCGACCTGGAAAACCCCAAGGGCGACCCAGGTCTGTTTGGGCCGAACTCGGTGAGCTGGAAGGTCCATGGCGACTTCAGCAGCATGTTGATCGGCGGCATCAGCGCGCTGATGTTGCAGGCGTTGCACCCGCTGGCGTTGGCTGGCGTTTGGGACCACTCGAACTTTCGCCAGGACATGCTCGGTCGCTTGCGACGCACCTCGCAGTTTATTTCCGGGACCACCTTTGGTTCACGGCGTGACGCCGAATGGCTGATCGAGAAAGTGCGCACCATTCACCTGCAAGTAGTCGGGCATGCGCCCGATGGGCGCCCGTATGCCGCCAGCGACCCCGAGCTGCTGACCTGGGTGCATGTGGCGGAGGTCAGCAATTTTCTCGCCGCCCACCTGCGTTATCGCAACCCGGATTTATCGCCCAGGGATCAGGATCGCTATTACAGCGAAATCGCCTTGGTGGCCGAGCAACTGGGCGCGCGCCATGTGCCGCGTTCGCGCCAGGAAATTTCCGATTACCTTGAGCGTATTCGTCCGCAACTGCTGTGTGATGAACGCAGCCACGAAGTCCTGCGCCTGCTACTCAATGCGCCATCTCCCAGCGCCCTGGCCAAGCCATTTGGCTCATTGATGATGCAGGCGGGTATCGACCTGCTGCCGGACTGGGCCAGCGACATGCTCGAGCAGAAGCAACGCCCCCTCCAACGCCAGATGATCCGCGCCGGGGTCAAGCGCAGTGCACCCTTGTTACGCTGGGCCATGCGCAACGGTTCGGTGCAGCGGGCCCACAGGCGAATGGGCCTGCTGGAGCCATAA
- the acs gene encoding acetate--CoA ligase — MFDISTFPTADAVRRAAQLSQEDYQRLYRQSVEQPDTFWAEQAKRFLDWSTPWQTVHKSDIKTGAAQWFAGGQLNVSYNCIDRHLAQRADQPAFIWEGDDPAKSSNITYRQLHQNVSRLANVLKSRGVKKGDRVCIYMPMIPEAVYAMLACTRIGAVHSVVFGGFSPDALRDRILDADCRTVITADEGVRGGKPVALKQNVDKALASCPDVSTVLVVQRTGAQVNWTEGRDLKYQQALDAASDDCPPEPMDAEDPLFILYTSGSTGKPKGVLHTTGGYLLQAAMTFKYVLDYRDGEVFWCTADVGWVTGHSYIVYGPLANGATSLMFEGVPSYPDSSRFWQVIDKHKVNIFYTAPTALRALMREGHGPLENTSRASLRLLGSVGEPINPEAWDWYFNAVGEQRCPIVDTWWQTETGGIMLSPLVSAQRIKPGCATQPMFGVVPVLLDEQGKEISGAGSGVLAIKSSWPGQIRSVYGDPQRMIDTYFKPYPGYYFTGDGARRDEDGDYWITGRIDDVINVSGHRIGTAEVESALVLHDQVAEAAVVGYPHDVKGQGIYAFVTPMNGVEPNDTLKKHLLDLVSKEIGSFAKPELIQWAPALPKTRSGKIMRRILRKIACNELDSLGDTSTLADPSVVDGLIDKRLNR; from the coding sequence ATGTTCGATATCAGCACCTTCCCCACCGCCGATGCCGTCCGCCGGGCTGCGCAACTCAGTCAAGAGGACTACCAGCGCCTTTACCGCCAATCCGTTGAACAACCCGACACCTTCTGGGCCGAGCAGGCCAAGCGCTTCCTCGACTGGAGCACGCCTTGGCAAACCGTGCACAAATCCGACATCAAGACCGGCGCCGCCCAATGGTTTGCCGGTGGTCAACTGAACGTCAGCTACAACTGCATCGACCGTCACCTGGCCCAACGTGCTGACCAGCCTGCCTTCATCTGGGAAGGCGATGACCCCGCAAAATCTTCCAACATCACCTACCGCCAACTCCACCAAAATGTCAGCCGCCTGGCCAACGTGCTGAAAAGCCGTGGCGTGAAGAAAGGCGACCGGGTGTGCATCTACATGCCGATGATTCCCGAGGCGGTCTACGCGATGCTGGCCTGCACGCGGATCGGCGCGGTGCATTCGGTAGTATTTGGTGGTTTTTCGCCAGACGCCCTGCGCGACCGCATTCTCGACGCCGACTGCCGCACGGTTATCACCGCCGATGAGGGCGTGCGTGGGGGCAAGCCGGTGGCGCTAAAACAGAATGTCGACAAGGCTCTAGCCAGTTGCCCGGACGTCAGCACGGTGCTGGTGGTGCAACGCACCGGTGCGCAAGTCAATTGGACTGAAGGGCGCGACCTCAAATATCAACAGGCCCTGGACGCGGCGAGCGACGACTGCCCGCCCGAGCCGATGGACGCGGAAGACCCGCTGTTTATCCTCTACACCTCCGGCAGCACCGGCAAACCCAAAGGCGTGCTGCACACCACAGGCGGCTACCTGCTGCAAGCGGCGATGACCTTCAAGTACGTGCTCGACTACCGCGACGGCGAAGTGTTCTGGTGCACCGCCGATGTCGGCTGGGTGACCGGCCACAGCTACATCGTCTACGGCCCGCTGGCCAATGGCGCGACCTCGCTGATGTTCGAGGGTGTGCCGAGCTACCCCGACAGCTCACGTTTCTGGCAGGTGATCGACAAACATAAGGTCAACATCTTCTACACCGCGCCCACCGCCTTGCGCGCGCTGATGCGTGAAGGCCATGGCCCGCTGGAAAACACTTCCCGCGCCAGCCTGCGCCTGCTGGGCAGTGTCGGTGAGCCGATCAACCCGGAAGCCTGGGATTGGTACTTCAACGCGGTCGGCGAACAACGCTGCCCGATTGTCGACACCTGGTGGCAGACCGAAACCGGCGGCATCATGCTCAGTCCGCTGGTCAGCGCCCAACGGATCAAACCCGGCTGCGCGACCCAGCCAATGTTTGGCGTAGTGCCGGTGCTGCTCGACGAGCAAGGCAAGGAAATCAGTGGCGCCGGCAGCGGCGTGCTGGCGATCAAATCCAGCTGGCCGGGGCAAATCCGCAGCGTGTACGGCGACCCGCAGCGGATGATCGACACCTATTTCAAACCCTATCCCGGCTACTACTTCACCGGCGACGGCGCGCGGCGGGACGAGGACGGGGACTACTGGATCACCGGGCGCATCGACGATGTGATCAACGTGTCGGGACACCGCATCGGCACCGCCGAGGTGGAAAGCGCGCTGGTGCTGCATGATCAGGTCGCCGAAGCCGCCGTGGTGGGTTATCCCCACGACGTCAAAGGCCAGGGTATCTATGCCTTTGTCACGCCAATGAACGGCGTCGAGCCCAACGATACGTTGAAAAAGCATCTGCTGGACCTGGTGAGCAAGGAAATCGGCAGTTTCGCCAAGCCCGAGCTGATTCAATGGGCGCCGGCCTTGCCGAAAACCCGCTCAGGCAAGATCATGCGGCGGATTTTGCGCAAGATTGCCTGCAACGAACTGGACAGCCTGGGAGATACTTCCACCCTCGCCGACCCGAGCGTGGTGGACGGTTTGATCGACAAGCGCCTCAACCGATAG
- the pgi gene encoding glucose-6-phosphate isomerase yields the protein MAYYRTPHDVTALPAWQALNQHRQAMQDFSMREAFNADPQRFNQFTLSSCGLFLDYSKNLITSETRDLLVGLAKEVDLQGAIKSLFNGEPVNSSEGRPALHTALRRPVGDKLSVNGVNIMPDVHKVLNQITDLVGRIHDGLWRGYTEKPITDVVNIGIGGSFLGPELVSEALLSYAHKGVRCHYLANIDGSEFHELTMKLRAETTLFIVSSKSFNTLETLKNAQAARAWYLAQGGSEAELYRHFIAVSSNNAAAVAFGIREENIFPMWDWVGGRYSLWSAIGLPIALAIGMSNFKELLSGAYTMDQHFQTAPFEANMPVLLGLLGVWYGNFWGAQSHAILPYDHYLRNITKHLQQLDMESNGKSVRQDGTPVSTDTGPVIWGGVGCNGQHAYHQLLHQGTQLIPADFIVPIVSFNPVSDHHQWLYANCLSQSQALMLGKTRSEAEAELRDKGMDEAEVQKLAPHKVIPGNRPSNTIVVERISPRRLGALVAMYEHKVFVQSVIWGINAFDQWGVELGKELGKGVYNRLTGTEEQPADDASTQGLINYFRGRHRG from the coding sequence ATGGCGTACTACCGCACTCCTCATGACGTTACCGCTCTGCCCGCCTGGCAAGCGCTCAATCAACATCGCCAAGCCATGCAGGATTTCAGCATGCGCGAAGCCTTTAATGCCGATCCCCAGCGCTTTAACCAGTTCACCTTGAGCAGCTGCGGACTTTTCCTCGATTACTCGAAAAATCTGATCACCAGCGAAACCCGCGACCTGCTGGTAGGCCTGGCCAAGGAAGTCGATCTTCAGGGCGCGATCAAGTCGCTGTTCAACGGCGAGCCGGTCAACTCTTCCGAAGGCCGCCCGGCGCTGCACACCGCGCTGCGCCGCCCGGTGGGTGACAAGCTGTCGGTCAATGGCGTGAACATCATGCCGGACGTGCACAAGGTGCTGAACCAGATCACTGACCTGGTCGGCCGCATCCACGACGGCCTGTGGCGTGGCTACACCGAGAAGCCGATCACCGACGTGGTGAACATTGGTATCGGTGGCTCGTTCCTCGGCCCGGAGCTGGTGTCTGAAGCTCTGTTGTCCTACGCCCACAAAGGCGTGCGCTGCCATTACCTGGCGAACATCGACGGCAGCGAGTTCCACGAGCTGACCATGAAGCTGCGCGCCGAGACCACGCTGTTCATCGTCTCGTCGAAATCCTTCAACACCCTCGAAACCCTGAAAAACGCCCAGGCCGCCCGCGCCTGGTACCTGGCCCAGGGTGGCTCGGAAGCCGAGCTGTATCGCCACTTTATCGCCGTATCGAGCAACAACGCGGCAGCCGTGGCCTTCGGTATCCGCGAAGAAAACATCTTCCCGATGTGGGACTGGGTTGGCGGTCGTTACTCGTTGTGGTCGGCCATCGGCCTGCCGATCGCCCTGGCCATCGGCATGTCCAACTTCAAGGAACTGCTGTCTGGTGCCTACACCATGGACCAGCACTTCCAGACCGCGCCGTTCGAGGCGAACATGCCGGTGCTGCTGGGCCTGCTGGGCGTGTGGTACGGCAACTTCTGGGGCGCGCAGAGCCACGCGATCCTGCCGTACGACCACTACCTGCGTAACATCACCAAGCACTTGCAACAACTGGACATGGAATCCAACGGCAAGAGCGTGCGCCAGGACGGTACGCCGGTTTCCACCGACACCGGCCCGGTTATCTGGGGCGGCGTAGGCTGCAACGGTCAACACGCTTACCACCAGTTGCTGCACCAGGGTACCCAACTGATCCCGGCCGACTTTATCGTGCCGATCGTCAGCTTCAACCCGGTGTCCGATCACCATCAGTGGCTTTACGCCAACTGCCTGTCCCAAAGCCAGGCGCTGATGCTCGGCAAGACCCGCAGCGAAGCCGAAGCCGAGCTGCGCGACAAAGGCATGGACGAAGCCGAAGTGCAGAAGCTGGCACCGCACAAGGTGATCCCGGGCAATCGCCCAAGCAACACCATTGTGGTTGAGCGCATCAGCCCTCGCCGCCTTGGCGCGCTGGTGGCCATGTATGAGCACAAAGTGTTCGTGCAGAGCGTCATCTGGGGCATCAACGCCTTCGACCAATGGGGCGTGGAGTTGGGCAAGGAGCTGGGCAAAGGCGTCTACAACCGCCTGACCGGTACCGAAGAGCAGCCTGCGGACGATGCGTCCACCCAAGGGCTGATCAACTACTTCCGCGGTCGTCACCGCGGTTGA
- the panC gene encoding pantoate--beta-alanine ligase, which produces MNTVKTVRELRAAVAHARNAGKRVGFVPTMGNLHSGHATLVTKAAQQADFVVASIFVNPLQFGAGEDLDKYPRTLAADQEKLLQAGCNLLFAPTVDEMYPDGMAGQTRVSVPQLSEGLCGASRPGHFEGVATVVSKLFNMVQPDLAIFGQKDYQQLAVIRAMVHDLNMPIQIIGEPTVRADDGLALSSRNGYLTEEQRAIAPVLYRSLSEIAAAIEGGDRDFAKLRAAQVQQIEAAGFRMDYLEVRHGLHLRPATAEDRDVVILVAAYLGATRLIDNLHLQLN; this is translated from the coding sequence ATGAACACCGTCAAGACCGTGCGCGAACTGCGCGCCGCCGTCGCCCATGCCCGCAATGCGGGCAAACGCGTAGGCTTTGTACCCACCATGGGCAACCTGCACAGCGGCCATGCCACGCTGGTCACCAAGGCCGCGCAACAAGCGGACTTCGTGGTGGCGAGCATCTTCGTCAACCCGCTGCAATTCGGCGCCGGCGAAGACCTGGACAAGTACCCGCGCACGCTCGCGGCTGATCAGGAGAAACTGCTGCAGGCCGGATGCAACCTGCTGTTCGCCCCGACCGTCGACGAGATGTACCCGGACGGCATGGCCGGCCAGACGCGTGTCAGCGTGCCGCAACTGTCCGAAGGCCTGTGCGGCGCCAGCCGTCCCGGGCATTTTGAAGGTGTGGCCACGGTGGTCAGCAAGCTGTTCAACATGGTCCAGCCGGACCTTGCGATCTTTGGCCAGAAGGACTACCAGCAACTGGCAGTGATTCGCGCCATGGTCCATGACCTGAATATGCCGATCCAGATTATCGGCGAGCCCACCGTGCGCGCCGACGATGGCCTGGCGCTGTCGTCGCGCAACGGTTACCTCACCGAGGAACAGCGTGCCATTGCCCCGGTGCTTTACCGCAGCCTCAGCGAGATTGCCGCGGCGATTGAAGGTGGCGACCGCGATTTCGCCAAACTGCGTGCCGCACAGGTTCAGCAGATTGAAGCGGCAGGCTTTCGCATGGATTACCTGGAAGTCCGCCACGGCCTGCACCTGCGCCCGGCAACCGCTGAAGACCGGGACGTAGTGATTCTGGTCGCCGCTTACCTGGGCGCTACCCGGCTGATCGACAACCTGCATTTGCAGCTGAACTGA
- the panB gene encoding 3-methyl-2-oxobutanoate hydroxymethyltransferase, with protein sequence MPNVTLSTLQSLKLKGEKITMLTSYDATFAQASCQAGVEVLLVGDSLGMVLQGNDSTLPVTTDDIAYHTACVKRGNEGAFIIADLPFMADATIEQTLTNSAQLMRAGAHMVKVEGAAWLAESIRLLAERGVPVCAHMGLTPQSVNILGGYKVQGRGEAQARQMRADAIALEQAGACMILLECVPSELAAEITQAVKVPVIGIGAGSATDGQVLVLHDMLGLSLSGRVPKFVKNFMAGQDSIQSALAAYVSEVKAVTFPGAEHGFSA encoded by the coding sequence ATGCCAAACGTTACCCTGAGCACCTTGCAGAGCCTCAAACTCAAAGGTGAAAAAATCACCATGCTGACCAGCTACGACGCCACTTTTGCCCAGGCCAGTTGCCAGGCTGGCGTTGAAGTGCTGCTGGTGGGGGACTCCCTGGGCATGGTCCTGCAAGGGAATGACAGCACTCTGCCGGTCACCACCGATGACATCGCTTACCACACCGCCTGCGTCAAACGCGGTAACGAGGGCGCGTTCATCATTGCCGACCTGCCCTTCATGGCCGACGCCACCATCGAACAGACCCTGACCAACAGTGCTCAACTGATGCGTGCCGGTGCACACATGGTCAAGGTTGAAGGCGCCGCCTGGCTCGCCGAGTCGATCCGCCTGCTGGCTGAACGTGGCGTGCCGGTTTGCGCACACATGGGCCTCACGCCGCAGTCAGTGAATATCCTCGGCGGCTATAAAGTACAAGGCCGCGGCGAAGCCCAGGCGCGCCAGATGCGCGCTGATGCCATTGCCCTTGAGCAGGCCGGCGCCTGCATGATTTTGCTGGAATGCGTGCCGAGCGAATTGGCAGCCGAAATCACCCAGGCAGTCAAAGTCCCGGTGATCGGTATCGGCGCAGGCTCTGCCACTGACGGCCAGGTATTGGTACTGCACGACATGCTGGGCCTGTCCCTCTCCGGCCGCGTGCCCAAGTTCGTGAAGAACTTCATGGCCGGCCAGGACAGCATTCAATCTGCCCTCGCCGCCTACGTCAGCGAAGTCAAAGCCGTTACCTTTCCAGGCGCCGAACACGGATTCTCTGCATGA
- the folK gene encoding 2-amino-4-hydroxy-6-hydroxymethyldihydropteridine diphosphokinase: MERIYIGMGSNLAAPERQLRQAADALAQLPSTTLAGVSAFYQSDSLLPGQPRYTNAVAALDSALAPLELLDALQAIENDQGRERLERWGPRTLDLDILVFGDRLIDEPRLKVPHYQMHLRPFVLYPLAELAPANLQLADGRPLSDLLAGCPFVGLERLPEA, translated from the coding sequence GTGGAACGTATCTACATCGGCATGGGCAGCAACCTGGCGGCCCCCGAACGACAATTGCGCCAGGCAGCCGATGCTTTGGCGCAATTGCCGAGCACTACGCTGGCGGGCGTCTCGGCCTTCTACCAAAGTGACTCCCTGCTCCCGGGCCAACCGCGCTACACCAACGCGGTCGCAGCCCTGGACAGCGCACTTGCGCCTCTGGAGTTGCTCGATGCACTCCAGGCCATCGAGAACGACCAGGGCCGTGAGCGCCTGGAGCGCTGGGGCCCGCGCACACTCGACCTGGACATTCTGGTATTTGGTGACCGACTGATAGATGAGCCGCGTTTGAAGGTGCCGCACTATCAAATGCACCTGCGGCCGTTTGTGCTTTATCCGCTGGCAGAACTGGCGCCCGCCAACCTGCAACTGGCCGATGGCCGCCCGCTAAGTGACCTGCTGGCTGGCTGCCCGTTTGTCGGCCTGGAACGCCTGCCGGAGGCCTGA
- a CDS encoding polynucleotide adenylyltransferase PcnB — MLKKLFQSFRSPLRRTQHIRSTPEVLNSNQHSLQRAQFSRYAVNIVERLQNAGYQAYLVGGCVRDMLLNITPKDFDVATSATPEQVRAEFRNARIIGRRFKLVHIHFGREIIEVATFRANHPQNDEEEDTNQSSRNESGRILRDNVYGTLEEDAQRRDFTINALYYDPVSERILDYANGVHDIRNNLLRLIGDPTQRYQEDPVRMLRAVRFAAKLNFGIEKHTAAPIRDLAPMLREIPSARLFEEVLKLFLSGYAADTFEMLVDLQLFDPLFPASAEALEYNPTYTHTLISEALINTDLRIKQNKPVTPAFLFAALLWPALPKRVMRLQDRGMPAIPAMQEAAHELIAEQCQRIAIPKRFTMPIREIWDMQERLPRRSGKRADLLLDNPRFRAGYDFLLLRESAGEQTDGLGEWWTDYQDANDSQRREMIKELSSKGEATGDGPKKRRRSSGSKRKRSAGDTSSASGE; from the coding sequence ATGCTGAAGAAGTTGTTCCAGTCATTCCGTTCTCCCTTGCGTCGTACGCAGCACATTCGCAGCACGCCTGAAGTGCTTAACAGCAACCAGCATTCGCTGCAGCGCGCTCAATTCAGCCGTTATGCGGTGAACATCGTCGAACGCCTGCAGAACGCCGGCTACCAGGCTTACCTGGTTGGCGGTTGCGTGCGCGACATGTTGCTCAACATCACCCCCAAGGATTTCGACGTCGCCACCAGCGCCACGCCGGAACAGGTACGTGCCGAATTCCGCAATGCGCGGATCATTGGCCGGCGTTTCAAGTTGGTGCATATCCACTTTGGTCGCGAGATCATCGAGGTCGCGACCTTCCGCGCCAACCACCCGCAAAACGATGAAGAAGAAGACACTAACCAGTCTTCCCGCAATGAAAGCGGACGCATCCTGCGGGACAACGTCTACGGCACCCTGGAGGAAGATGCGCAACGCCGCGACTTCACCATCAATGCCCTGTACTACGACCCGGTCAGCGAGCGCATCCTCGACTACGCCAATGGCGTACACGACATTCGCAACAACTTGCTGCGCCTGATCGGCGACCCGACGCAACGCTACCAGGAAGACCCGGTGCGCATGCTGCGGGCCGTGCGGTTTGCCGCCAAGCTGAACTTTGGCATCGAGAAACACACGGCCGCGCCGATCCGCGACCTTGCACCGATGCTGCGGGAAATCCCCTCGGCCCGGCTGTTCGAAGAGGTGCTCAAGCTGTTCCTCTCCGGCTATGCCGCCGACACCTTCGAAATGCTGGTAGACCTGCAGTTGTTCGACCCACTGTTCCCGGCCAGCGCCGAGGCACTGGAGTACAACCCGACCTACACCCATACGCTGATCAGCGAAGCCTTGATCAACACCGACCTGCGCATCAAGCAGAACAAACCGGTCACCCCGGCGTTCCTGTTTGCTGCCCTGTTGTGGCCAGCGCTTCCAAAACGCGTCATGCGCTTGCAGGACCGCGGCATGCCGGCGATCCCGGCCATGCAGGAGGCGGCCCACGAGCTGATCGCCGAGCAATGCCAGCGCATCGCCATCCCGAAACGCTTCACCATGCCGATCCGCGAGATCTGGGACATGCAGGAGCGCCTGCCACGCCGCAGCGGCAAGCGCGCCGACCTGCTGCTGGACAACCCGCGCTTCCGTGCCGGCTACGACTTCCTGCTGTTGCGCGAAAGCGCCGGCGAGCAGACCGACGGCCTGGGCGAATGGTGGACCGACTACCAGGACGCCAACGACAGCCAGCGCCGCGAGATGATCAAAGAACTCAGCAGCAAAGGTGAAGCCACCGGCGATGGCCCGAAAAAGCGTCGCCGCAGCAGTGGCAGCAAGCGCAAACGCAGCGCTGGCGATACCTCGAGCGCGTCTGGCGAGTAA
- a CDS encoding sigma-54-dependent transcriptional regulator, which yields MPHILIVEDETIIRSALRRLLERNQYQVSEAGSVQEAQERFSIPTFDLIVSDLRLPGAPGTELIKLGQGTPVLIMTSYASLRSAVDSMKMGAVDYIAKPFDHDEMLQAVARILRDRQSASSAPAERPAAGKAVNGAEKPGVDNSNGEIGIIGSCPPMQDLYSKIRKVAPTDSNVLIQGESGTGKELVARALHNLSKRAKAPMISVNCAAIPESLIESELFGHEKGAFTGASAGRAGLVEAADGGTLFLDEIGELPLEAQARLLRVLQEGEIRRVGSVQSQKVDVRLIAATHRDLKSLAKIGQFREDLYYRLHVIALKLPALRERGADVNEIATAFLARQSARINRTDLKFAADAEQAIRHYSWPGNVRELENAVERAVILSESPEISAELLGIDIELSDLDDDDFIGLPPQQGGSNNSHEPTEDLSLEDYFQHFVLEHQDHMTETELARKLGVSRKCLWERRQRLGIPRRKTGVASES from the coding sequence ATGCCGCACATTTTGATCGTCGAAGACGAAACCATTATCCGCTCTGCCTTGCGTCGCCTGCTTGAACGTAATCAGTACCAGGTCAGCGAAGCCGGCTCGGTGCAGGAAGCCCAAGAGCGTTTCAGCATTCCCACGTTCGACCTGATCGTCAGTGACCTGCGTTTGCCCGGCGCCCCCGGCACCGAGCTGATCAAGCTCGGCCAAGGCACTCCGGTGCTGATCATGACCAGCTACGCCAGCCTGCGCTCGGCAGTGGACTCGATGAAGATGGGCGCGGTGGACTACATCGCCAAGCCTTTCGACCACGACGAGATGCTCCAGGCCGTGGCGCGCATCCTGCGTGACCGCCAGTCTGCCAGCAGCGCACCGGCTGAACGCCCGGCAGCGGGCAAGGCCGTCAACGGTGCTGAAAAGCCCGGCGTGGATAACAGCAATGGCGAAATCGGCATCATCGGCTCCTGCCCTCCGATGCAGGACCTGTACAGCAAGATCCGCAAAGTGGCGCCAACCGACTCCAATGTATTGATCCAGGGCGAGTCCGGTACCGGTAAAGAACTGGTGGCCCGCGCCCTGCACAACCTGTCCAAGCGTGCCAAGGCACCGATGATCTCGGTGAACTGCGCAGCCATTCCCGAATCGCTGATCGAATCCGAATTGTTCGGCCATGAAAAGGGGGCCTTTACTGGCGCCAGCGCTGGCCGTGCAGGTTTGGTTGAAGCAGCCGACGGTGGCACGTTGTTCCTCGACGAGATTGGCGAACTGCCACTGGAAGCCCAGGCGCGGTTGCTGCGGGTCCTCCAGGAAGGCGAAATCCGCCGGGTCGGCTCGGTACAGTCGCAAAAGGTCGACGTACGCCTGATCGCGGCCACCCACCGTGACCTGAAAAGCCTGGCCAAGATCGGCCAGTTCCGTGAAGACCTTTATTACCGCCTGCACGTAATCGCACTCAAACTGCCGGCCCTGCGTGAGCGCGGCGCTGACGTGAACGAGATCGCTACGGCGTTCCTGGCGCGCCAGAGTGCGCGGATCAACCGTACCGACCTGAAGTTTGCGGCCGATGCCGAACAGGCCATCCGGCACTACTCCTGGCCGGGTAACGTGCGGGAACTGGAGAACGCGGTAGAACGTGCGGTGATTCTGTCGGAGAGCCCGGAAATTTCCGCCGAGCTGCTGGGCATCGATATCGAACTCAGCGACCTGGACGATGATGACTTCATCGGCCTGCCGCCGCAGCAGGGTGGCAGTAACAACAGCCACGAGCCGACGGAAGATTTGTCACTGGAAGATTACTTCCAGCATTTCGTCCTCGAGCACCAGGACCACATGACCGAGACCGAACTGGCGCGCAAACTGGGCGTGAGCCGTAAATGCCTGTGGGAACGGCGCCAGCGCCTGGGTATCCCGCGGCGCAAGACCGGGGTTGCCAGCGAAAGCTGA